One stretch of Chloroflexota bacterium DNA includes these proteins:
- a CDS encoding site-specific integrase — translation MVGGKRYSVFAHTEDEAWQLLEAVHTKYRARQEALPPPGADQTLREFLLSWLKERRPFLAPKTYVGYRDYTVQHLIPGLGDHQLRDLRVMHVQAYIREKLAEGLSARTVHHHRAILRTALNWAVRWGLIEKNVASIAEGPKVAQTEIKPLTPKETRRFLEVARQDSIGTVYIVAATCGLRLSEVLGLTWEDINFENGTLSVRRGLHLVDGEYVIREQSKTKKSRRVIGLPQVAIDALREWREKQDAMRQDADAWEAPDLVFTTRLGRPLNGSWVTHHLHRVLRRAGLPEQRFHGLRHLAASLMLASGLSLNDVSRTLGHSQISLTADLYGHWYDEGRHRVATAMDGILGSAEEELGSNLGSKLGSNGETPEFPENQDDRQ, via the coding sequence ATGGTTGGTGGCAAGCGGTACTCGGTGTTTGCGCATACGGAGGACGAGGCGTGGCAGCTCCTTGAAGCTGTTCATACGAAGTACCGTGCGCGCCAAGAGGCACTGCCACCGCCCGGCGCTGACCAGACGCTACGGGAGTTCCTGCTGTCCTGGCTTAAAGAGCGTCGCCCTTTCCTTGCTCCCAAGACCTATGTGGGCTACCGCGACTACACCGTCCAGCATCTTATTCCTGGGCTCGGCGATCATCAGCTCCGAGACCTGCGCGTAATGCACGTCCAAGCCTACATCCGAGAGAAGTTGGCTGAGGGCCTGTCGGCGCGCACGGTCCACCATCACCGCGCTATTCTCCGCACCGCACTCAATTGGGCAGTCCGCTGGGGACTGATCGAGAAGAACGTTGCGTCCATAGCTGAGGGGCCCAAAGTTGCGCAGACCGAGATCAAGCCGCTGACACCCAAGGAGACCAGGCGCTTCCTAGAGGTTGCGCGGCAGGACTCCATTGGCACCGTCTACATCGTAGCTGCCACATGTGGCCTACGCCTGAGCGAGGTCCTCGGCCTCACCTGGGAAGACATTAACTTCGAGAACGGCACGCTATCAGTCCGTCGTGGTCTCCACTTAGTCGACGGTGAATACGTGATCCGCGAGCAGTCCAAGACGAAGAAAAGTCGACGCGTCATCGGACTCCCGCAAGTAGCGATCGATGCGTTACGTGAATGGCGTGAGAAGCAAGACGCAATGCGGCAGGACGCGGATGCATGGGAAGCACCGGATCTAGTCTTTACGACGCGGCTAGGGCGTCCGTTAAATGGTAGTTGGGTGACACACCACTTACACCGCGTCCTGCGTCGAGCGGGCCTGCCCGAGCAACGGTTCCACGGTCTGAGGCACCTCGCCGCGTCCCTCATGCTGGCCTCGGGCCTGAGCCTCAATGATGTCTCGCGCACGCTGGGGCACAGCCAGATCAGCCTGACCGCGGACCTGTATGGCCACTGGTACGACGAGGGGCGGCACCGAGTGGCCACTGCGATGGACGGCATATTGGGGTCAGCTGAGGAAGAATTGGGGTCAAATTTGGGGTCAAAATTGGGGTCAAACGGCGAAACCCCCGAATTTCCGGAAAATCAAGACGACCGTCAATGA